In Anabrus simplex isolate iqAnaSimp1 chromosome 4, ASM4041472v1, whole genome shotgun sequence, a single genomic region encodes these proteins:
- the Vps20 gene encoding charged multivesicular body protein 6-A, protein MGGLFSKKKSRVTDHDKAILQLKQQRDRIKQYQRKVELTLEKERQLARTLLQNGKKDRAKLLLRKKKFQEQLLVKTDGLLENLEKLVHDLEFASVEMQVLDGLKSGNEALKKVHEMLNVDEVERILEETREGVEKQREIDELLSGALTQEDEEDVEAELNEIIKESLPEVPKEPLESEGLPAVPAKVPGDKTARERRRQEKLALEAS, encoded by the coding sequence ATGGGTGGATTGTTTAGTAAAAAGAAGAGTAGGGTTACGGATCACGATAAGGCGATTTTGCAGCTTAAGCAACAGCGTGATAGAATAAAACAGTATCAGAGAAAAGTAGAATTAACTTTGGAAAAGGAAAGACAACTTGCCCGGACGCTACTTCAGAACGGCAAGAAAGATCGGGCGAAATTACTTTTAAGGAAGAAGAAGTTTCAAGAACAGTTGCTTGTGAAAACCGATGGACTACTTGAAAACTTGGAAAAACTTGTGCACGATTTAGAGTTCGCTTCAGTTGAGATGCAGGTTTTGGATGGGTTAAAATCTGGTAACGAAGCCTTAAAGAAAGTCCACGAAATGCTTAATGTTGACGAAGTAGAAAGAATTTTGGAAGAAACTAGAGAAGGTGTAGAGAAACAGCGGGAAATTGACGAATTATTGAGTGGAGCTTTGACACAAGAAGATGAAGAGGACGTGGAGGCTGAACTGAATGAAATCATTAAAGAATCTCTGCCTGAGGTTCCTAAAGAGCCACTTGAAAGTGAAGGGCTACCAGCAGTTCCTGCCAAAGTTCCTGGTGATAAAACTGCACGTGAAAGGCGAAGGCAGGAAAAGTTGGCTTTGGAAGCTTCGTGA